A genome region from Methanobrevibacter sp. includes the following:
- a CDS encoding 60S ribosomal export protein NMD3 has protein sequence MFCPECGSTDKEMVGNICIDCFLKDFQMIELPKRIEVQICSHCNSKLEEGKWSEENIPEEEIIYRALERNIKIADEVSNEIINLEIDQMKGTIAKCYVEIVGEVQKTQIEETKETEVKILKTVCPTCSKLQSGYYESVIQFRADKREIKKEEYEKADDIVEKTLIKQYKSDKLAYCPQIAKLKEGYDYYIGSLKSGRKVAEALKEEFGGVIKESPRLISEDKSTGKGLYRIWISVRIPEFEINDFVKYENKIIQVNNIDKNRIVGEDIDTNKKQNIPLKNIEKISLVKKASDIQTTTIISMSPSIIQILDPADYGAVDLEMKEKFADYNIGDEIKLIKIDNCTYLLN, from the coding sequence ATGTTTTGTCCGGAGTGCGGAAGTACTGATAAAGAAATGGTCGGCAACATCTGTATTGACTGCTTTTTAAAAGATTTCCAGATGATTGAACTGCCAAAAAGAATTGAAGTTCAAATATGCAGCCATTGCAACAGTAAACTTGAAGAGGGAAAATGGAGTGAAGAAAACATTCCCGAAGAAGAAATAATCTACAGAGCACTTGAGAGAAACATAAAAATTGCTGATGAAGTTTCAAATGAAATTATTAATCTTGAAATCGATCAGATGAAAGGTACGATAGCAAAATGTTACGTAGAGATTGTTGGTGAAGTTCAAAAAACTCAAATTGAAGAGACCAAAGAAACTGAAGTTAAAATCTTAAAAACAGTTTGTCCTACATGCAGCAAATTGCAGTCCGGCTATTACGAATCAGTTATTCAATTTAGAGCAGATAAAAGAGAAATAAAAAAAGAAGAATATGAAAAAGCTGATGATATTGTTGAAAAAACCTTAATAAAACAATACAAAAGCGACAAACTGGCTTACTGTCCTCAAATTGCAAAACTCAAAGAAGGTTATGATTATTACATCGGTTCTTTAAAGAGCGGCAGAAAGGTTGCTGAAGCTTTAAAAGAAGAGTTTGGTGGAGTAATTAAGGAATCACCAAGACTTATTAGCGAAGATAAGTCTACCGGAAAAGGACTTTACAGAATTTGGATTTCAGTTAGAATTCCTGAATTTGAAATTAATGATTTTGTTAAATATGAAAATAAGATAATCCAAGTAAACAATATCGATAAAAACAGGATTGTTGGAGAAGATATTGATACAAACAAAAAGCAGAATATTCCTTTAAAGAATATAGAAAAAATTTCACTTGTCAAAAAAGCGTCAGATATTCAAACAACAACAATAATCTCAATGTCTCCAAGCATTATCCAAATCTTAGATCCTGCCGATTATGGGGCTGTTGATTTAGAAATGAAAGAAAAATTCGCAGATTATAATATTGGAGATGAAATAAAACTTATAAAAATTGATAATTGCACATATTTACTAAACTAA
- a CDS encoding RlmE family RNA methyltransferase: MGSKWQMEKHNDPYYKKAKKEEYRSRASYKLKQLDKKYKIIKEGNTVVDLGAAPGGWSQVALEKVGEEGIVVGVDLNSFRKFHEENYYGIRGDFTTPEVQGKIMDIIGGKAKVVMSDASPSLCGIKNIDQLRSIDLVNVVIEIAENILEEKGNLVMKVFQGPEYKNMLDSIKGKFRHVRTTKPASSRKKSSEMYVVGLEYMPNKKRGKK, encoded by the coding sequence ATGGGAAGTAAATGGCAAATGGAAAAACATAATGACCCTTATTATAAAAAAGCTAAAAAAGAGGAATACCGTTCAAGAGCATCATATAAACTCAAACAGCTTGATAAAAAATACAAAATCATAAAAGAAGGAAATACGGTTGTTGACCTTGGAGCCGCACCCGGAGGATGGTCACAAGTTGCCCTGGAAAAAGTTGGCGAAGAAGGAATTGTTGTAGGAGTGGACTTAAACAGCTTTAGAAAATTCCATGAAGAAAACTATTATGGAATTAGGGGAGACTTTACAACCCCCGAAGTTCAGGGAAAAATTATGGACATTATTGGAGGAAAGGCCAAAGTAGTAATGTCTGATGCATCACCTTCACTGTGCGGAATCAAAAATATTGACCAGCTCAGATCAATTGATTTAGTTAATGTTGTAATTGAAATAGCTGAAAATATCCTGGAGGAAAAAGGAAATCTTGTAATGAAAGTATTTCAGGGGCCAGAATATAAAAACATGCTGGATTCCATTAAAGGCAAATTCAGACATGTGCGAACAACCAAACCTGCATCATCACGTAAAAAAAGTTCTGAAATGTATGTTGTGGGCTTAGAATATATGCCTAATAAAAAAAGAGGAAAAAAATAA
- a CDS encoding translation initiation factor IF-2 subunit beta, with protein MEKYEDLLERAIDQLPPEVFEHKRFKIPKAYSDIQGNRTFIKNFKDVAEGLNRDPQHLLKFIMRELGTAGNIEGQRAILQGKFTHYLINERIEDYVDKYVICHECNRPDTRIIREGRIFLLKCAACGATAPLKTL; from the coding sequence ATGGAAAAATACGAAGATTTATTAGAAAGAGCAATTGACCAATTACCTCCTGAAGTATTTGAACACAAAAGATTCAAAATTCCTAAAGCTTATTCAGATATCCAAGGTAATAGAACATTTATTAAAAACTTTAAAGACGTTGCAGAAGGCCTAAATAGAGACCCTCAACACCTATTAAAATTCATAATGAGGGAATTAGGTACAGCAGGAAATATTGAAGGTCAAAGAGCAATTTTGCAAGGTAAATTTACTCATTATTTAATTAATGAAAGAATTGAAGATTATGTGGACAAATACGTAATTTGCCACGAATGTAACAGACCAGATACAAGAATTATTAGAGAAGGTAGAATATTCCTACTTAAATGTGCTGCATGCGGTGCTACAGCGCCTTTAAAAACATTATAA
- a CDS encoding metallophosphoesterase has protein sequence MLIGLISDTHIPDRAKEIPQKVIDSFKDVELILHAGDLTSPEVIEELEKIAPVMAVQGNMDRVNGIKLPKARIIEVEELRIGLVHGEVYPRADTQQLLYLARELNADILVSGHSHQPKIEQIENVLLLNPGSPIVPRLADRTVMLLEINEKEVDVDIVKIGAPVCSALDFDQYERD, from the coding sequence ATGTTAATTGGTTTAATTTCAGACACACACATTCCAGACAGGGCAAAAGAAATTCCCCAAAAAGTAATTGATTCATTTAAAGATGTTGAGTTAATATTACATGCCGGTGATTTAACTTCACCGGAAGTTATAGAAGAATTAGAAAAAATAGCTCCAGTTATGGCAGTTCAGGGAAATATGGATAGGGTGAATGGAATTAAACTCCCAAAAGCCAGGATAATTGAAGTGGAAGAATTGAGAATCGGTTTGGTACATGGAGAAGTTTATCCAAGAGCAGATACTCAACAATTATTGTATCTTGCAAGAGAACTAAATGCGGACATTTTAGTTTCAGGACATTCACACCAGCCAAAAATCGAACAGATTGAAAATGTTTTGCTTTTAAATCCTGGAAGCCCTATTGTGCCGAGACTTGCAGATAGGACTGTAATGTTACTTGAAATTAATGAAAAAGAAGTGGATGTAGACATAGTTAAAATTGGAGCACCTGTCTGCAGTGCCCTTGATTTTGACCAATATGAGAGGGATTAG
- the mcm gene encoding minichromosome maintenance protein MCM, translating to MNSTTKSQTSIAKFEEFFATSYKDDVFKILEKYPDERSLNVDYRTLEIFDPDLADLLIDKPEEVMEAAKIAIKNIDPLVKDADINIRFENLSNIIPLKNLLSKYIGTFVSADGIVRKTDEIRPRIETGVFECRGCMRLHEVEQSSGNKIIEPSLCSECGGRSFRLLQEESRYIDTQTARMQEPLENLSGGTEPKQMLMILEDDLVDKLNPGDKVRITGTLKTFREERSGKFKNYIYVNYIEPLEQEFEELHLSEEDEEKIIELSKDSNIYDKIIKSTAPSIRGYRDVKEAIALQLFGGSAKQLEDETKLRGDIHILIVGDPGIGKSQILKYVSRLAPRSIYTSGKGTTGAGLTAAAVRDELGGWSLEAGALVLGDQGNVCVDELDKMRSEDRSALHEALEQQTVSIAKAGIMATLNSRCSVLAAANPKFGRFDRYKVLAEQIDLPAPIISRFDLIFVIEDKPSRENDSKLAEHILKTHQENTVNYEIEPELLRKYIAYARKNINPKLTDEANEVLKEFYVSTRNSNPDEQGPVPITARQLEAIIRLSEASAKIKLKETVDKEDAEKAVRLQMACLKEVGVDPETGEIDADIVSGGTPKSDRDKIQRVTDEIKLLEEEYAGQAPSNVLISNMSDKYGLSEDKTEQIIKNLIQKGVIYQPTNGYFRLVDN from the coding sequence ATGAATTCGACTACTAAATCACAAACATCAATTGCAAAATTTGAAGAATTTTTTGCCACATCTTATAAAGATGATGTATTTAAAATACTTGAGAAATATCCTGATGAACGATCGCTAAATGTGGATTACAGGACATTGGAAATATTTGATCCCGACTTGGCTGATTTATTAATCGACAAACCGGAAGAGGTCATGGAAGCTGCCAAAATAGCTATAAAAAATATTGACCCTCTTGTTAAGGACGCAGATATCAACATTCGTTTTGAAAATCTAAGTAACATCATCCCATTAAAAAATCTTTTAAGCAAATATATTGGAACATTTGTTTCAGCAGACGGAATTGTGAGAAAAACCGATGAAATAAGACCACGTATTGAAACCGGTGTTTTCGAATGTAGAGGATGTATGAGGTTGCATGAAGTTGAACAAAGCTCAGGGAATAAAATAATAGAACCTTCATTATGTAGCGAATGTGGTGGAAGGTCATTTAGGCTGCTTCAAGAGGAATCCCGATACATTGACACACAAACTGCAAGAATGCAAGAACCGTTAGAGAATTTATCCGGAGGAACTGAGCCTAAACAAATGTTAATGATTTTAGAAGACGATTTAGTAGATAAATTAAATCCCGGAGACAAAGTAAGAATCACAGGGACATTAAAAACATTTAGAGAAGAGAGAAGCGGCAAATTTAAAAATTATATTTATGTAAATTACATTGAACCTCTTGAACAGGAATTTGAAGAATTGCACCTCTCAGAAGAAGATGAGGAAAAAATTATTGAATTATCAAAAGACTCCAACATTTACGATAAAATCATCAAATCAACGGCCCCTTCAATCAGAGGTTACAGGGATGTAAAAGAAGCTATTGCTCTGCAATTATTCGGAGGATCTGCAAAACAGCTTGAAGATGAAACTAAATTAAGAGGAGACATCCACATTCTTATTGTTGGGGACCCGGGTATCGGTAAATCACAAATATTAAAATATGTCTCAAGATTAGCGCCAAGAAGTATTTATACAAGTGGTAAAGGTACAACCGGCGCAGGTTTAACAGCTGCCGCTGTAAGAGACGAGCTTGGCGGATGGTCACTTGAAGCAGGTGCATTAGTGCTTGGAGACCAAGGTAACGTTTGTGTTGACGAACTTGATAAAATGAGGTCCGAAGACCGGTCTGCACTTCACGAAGCTTTAGAACAGCAAACAGTAAGTATTGCAAAAGCAGGAATTATGGCAACATTAAATTCCAGATGTTCCGTGCTTGCTGCTGCAAACCCTAAATTTGGAAGATTTGACAGATACAAAGTTCTTGCAGAACAGATTGATCTTCCTGCTCCGATTATTTCCCGTTTCGATTTAATTTTTGTAATTGAAGATAAGCCAAGCAGAGAAAACGATTCAAAATTAGCAGAACACATTTTAAAAACTCACCAGGAAAATACTGTTAATTATGAAATTGAACCTGAATTGCTTAGAAAATACATTGCATATGCCCGTAAGAACATCAATCCAAAATTAACTGATGAAGCAAATGAAGTTTTAAAAGAGTTCTATGTAAGCACAAGGAACAGCAATCCTGATGAACAGGGCCCGGTTCCAATTACTGCAAGACAACTTGAAGCTATTATCCGTCTCTCAGAAGCCAGCGCTAAAATTAAACTTAAAGAAACTGTTGATAAGGAAGATGCTGAAAAAGCTGTGAGACTGCAAATGGCATGTCTTAAAGAAGTTGGTGTTGATCCTGAAACTGGAGAAATCGACGCAGATATCGTAAGTGGAGGAACACCTAAATCAGATAGGGACAAAATACAAAGAGTTACTGATGAAATCAAACTTCTTGAGGAAGAATATGCTGGACAAGCTCCTTCAAATGTATTAATATCCAATATGAGCGACAAATATGGATTAAGTGAAGATAAAACCGAACAGATTATTAAAAACCTAATCCAGAAAGGAGTTATTTACCAGCCGACTAACGGATACTTCAGGCTCGTAGACAACTAA